The DNA region TTTCCTGGGTCGCTTCGCGCCAATGAATTTCCCGGACGAACCGGCCTTCGCTCATGACCAGAATCCGGTCGCTCATCCCAAGCACCTCCGGCAGCTCCGAGGAAATCATAATGATCGCCACGCCCTGGCTGACCAGCCGATTCATCAAATGGTAAATCTCGTATTTGGCCCCGACGTCAATCCCCCGGGTCGGTTCGTCCATGATGAGGATTTTCGGATCGGACATCAGCCATTTGCCGATGACGACCTTCTGCTGGTTGCCGCCGGACAACGTGCCGACGGGCGTTTCCAGCGAAGCCGTTTTGGTCTTCAGATCCTGCACGTACCTTTGTCCCCATTTCATTTCCTCGTTGTCGTTAATGACGCCGAACCTGGACACTTTGCGCATTGTCGCCATCGTCGTGTTCGTTTTCACATCCATCCCCAGCACCAGGCCCTGCCGCTTGCGGTCCTCGCTGACCAGGCCGATGCCCGCTTTGATCGCATCCGCGACCGAGCGGATTCGCACCGGCTTCCCTTCGATCCGCACCTCGCCGGACGAGCGGCCCCCGTACGCGCCAAACAAGCTGCTGACAAGCTCGGTGCGCCCGGCGCCCATCAGCCCGGCGATGCCGAGAATTTCACCTTTTCGCAGCGTAAAAGAAACATCCTTGATGACTCTTTGATTGCGTTTTTCCGGATGCCAGACGTTGTAGTCCCGCACCTCCAGCACGGTCTCCTGCGGGGTATGCTCCACCCGGGGATACCGCTCGGTCAGCTCCCGGCCCACCATAAGCGACACGACCTGGTCGTCGTTCGTCTCCTTGCGGTCCAGCGTCGCCACCGTACGCCCGTCGCGCAGCACTGTAATCGAGTCGGCCAAAGCGAACACTTCCGGCATCTTGTGCGAAATGTACACGCAGGATACGCCTTCCCGGCGCAGCTGATGCAAAATTCCCATCAAAATCGCCACTTCGCTTTCGGTTAAAGCCGCCGTCGGCTCATCCAAAATCAAAATCCGCGTATGCTTGGACAGGGCTTTGGCGATTTCCACCAGCTGCTGCTGACCGATGCCGAGGCTGGCGATTTTCGTTTCCGGGGAAATGCGCAACCCGACCCGGTCCAGCCAGATGGACGCGTTGTGATACAGCTCATCCCACTGAATGACGCCGCGTTTAGTCGGTTCCGTCCCCAAAAAAATATTTTCTCCCACCGTCATTTCCTTCACGAGCGCCAGCTCTTGGTGAATGATGGCGATGCCGGCCTTTTCCGCATCGGTGATGTTATGGAACTGTCTTTTTTCGCCGTCGATGATGATGTCGCCGCTGTAGGTGCCCGCGGGATACAGCCCGCTAAGCACCTTCATCAGCGTCGACTTGCCGGCCCCGTTTTCGCCGCACAAGGCGTGGATTTCACCCTTTCGCACCTGCAAATTGACGCGGTCGAGGGCTTTGACGCCCGGAAACTCTTTGCTGATGTTCACCATTTCCAACACGTGCATAGGCGTTTGCACTCCTTTTTTAGCCAATACCAAAGGCGGGTTCACACCGTTTACCGCTGCGGCCATTGATCCTTCGGCACGTTTTTGTACACGTCCTCCAGCTTGTGGAACCCGTCCTCAATGACCGTGTTCAGGCTGCTTTTGTCGACCGGGATCGGGTCCAGCAGCACCGACGGAACGTCGATTTTTCCGTTGTTCACCGTTTTGTCCGTGCCGATGTTCTCGCCCTTGGCGGCCGATACGGCCATTTCCGCGGCTTTGGTGGAGATCGATTTGATCGGCTTGTAGACCGTCATCAGCTGTGTGCCCTCGGCGATCCGCTGCACGGCGGCCAAGTCGGCGTCCTGCCCGGAAACCGGAATTTTGCCGGCCATGCCCTGCGCGGTCAACGCCTGGATCGCCCCGCCGGCGGTGGCGTCGTTGGCGGCAACCACGCCCTGAACGTCATTTTTGTTTGCGGTCAGCGCGTTCTCCATGTTTTTCAGCGCTTCTTCGGGCTTCCAGTCCTTGGAGAACTGGTCGTAGACGATTTTGATGTCGCCTTTTTCCTCCAACGGCTTAAGCACGTTCATCGCGCCCTCCTTGAACATGTGGGCGTTGTTGTCGGTGTCCGCCCCGCCGATATACACGATGTTCCCTTTCTGCGCCGCGGCGGTGACGGCCTGGGCCTGCAGCTCGCCGACGCGGACGTTGTCGAAGGAGATGTAGTAGTCTACTTCGGCGTTGTTGATCATCCGGTCGTAAGCGATCACCTTGATGCCTTCCTTATGGGCCTTATCCACGATCGGCGCGGTCGCTTCCGCGTTGTGGGCGATCACGACGAGTACGTCGACCCCTTGGGAAATGAGCTGCTCCGCCTGGCTGAGCTGCGTGGCGTCGTCGCCGTTGGCGGCCAGTACCTTCACTTCCCCGCCAAGCTCCTGGACCTTCTCCGTAAAAATATCCCGGTCCTTCTGCCAGCGTTCTTCTTTCAGCGTGTCCATCGACATGCCGATCACGATTTTCCCGTCGTCTCCGGCGCCTCCATTCGCCGCCCCGCCCGAGTTATTCGGCGCATTGCCGGAACCGCCGCCCGCGCCTCCGCCTGCGCCGCCGTCCGAAACGATGCCGCACCCCGCCAGGGAAGATGCCAGCAAAACGGCCGCCAAACCAAACCGGAAACGTTGACTGAATTTTTTCATATTGCTTCGCCCCTTCTCGTTATTCGGATTATGATTGCGCTTACACACAAATCTTAGCACCGATTGATCCGCCGCGGGGCCGCTAATGCCAGCACTGGTTTGCCCGCGATCAGCATTTGGTTGCTGCCGGATGAAATGAAATTCATCGCCTGAGCTTTCACAGCACATTTTTGTCGGCCGGACAGCAAAAAAGTCCTTGCCTGTGGACAAGAACTTGAGGATGGTCCTTTCTGTTTCGGAAATAGTTGCATTTTATACACGTAAC from Paenibacillus macerans includes:
- a CDS encoding xylose ABC transporter ATP-binding protein gives rise to the protein MHVLEMVNISKEFPGVKALDRVNLQVRKGEIHALCGENGAGKSTLMKVLSGLYPAGTYSGDIIIDGEKRQFHNITDAEKAGIAIIHQELALVKEMTVGENIFLGTEPTKRGVIQWDELYHNASIWLDRVGLRISPETKIASLGIGQQQLVEIAKALSKHTRILILDEPTAALTESEVAILMGILHQLRREGVSCVYISHKMPEVFALADSITVLRDGRTVATLDRKETNDDQVVSLMVGRELTERYPRVEHTPQETVLEVRDYNVWHPEKRNQRVIKDVSFTLRKGEILGIAGLMGAGRTELVSSLFGAYGGRSSGEVRIEGKPVRIRSVADAIKAGIGLVSEDRKRQGLVLGMDVKTNTTMATMRKVSRFGVINDNEEMKWGQRYVQDLKTKTASLETPVGTLSGGNQQKVVIGKWLMSDPKILIMDEPTRGIDVGAKYEIYHLMNRLVSQGVAIIMISSELPEVLGMSDRILVMSEGRFVREIHWREATQENIMQAATGGK
- the xylF gene encoding D-xylose ABC transporter substrate-binding protein; translation: MKKFSQRFRFGLAAVLLASSLAGCGIVSDGGAGGGAGGGSGNAPNNSGGAANGGAGDDGKIVIGMSMDTLKEERWQKDRDIFTEKVQELGGEVKVLAANGDDATQLSQAEQLISQGVDVLVVIAHNAEATAPIVDKAHKEGIKVIAYDRMINNAEVDYYISFDNVRVGELQAQAVTAAAQKGNIVYIGGADTDNNAHMFKEGAMNVLKPLEEKGDIKIVYDQFSKDWKPEEALKNMENALTANKNDVQGVVAANDATAGGAIQALTAQGMAGKIPVSGQDADLAAVQRIAEGTQLMTVYKPIKSISTKAAEMAVSAAKGENIGTDKTVNNGKIDVPSVLLDPIPVDKSSLNTVIEDGFHKLEDVYKNVPKDQWPQR